A genomic window from Thermus antranikianii DSM 12462 includes:
- the hemC gene encoding hydroxymethylbilane synthase — protein MRVIVVGTRGSALALAQTRFVVERLKESWPEAEFKVKTIKTRGDQGASPTERAIFVKELQEALLSREIDIAVHSLKDLPTEEPPGLKIAAIPRRQDPRDAFLGKVYKRLEDLPEGAVVGTSSIRRKAQLLAYRPDLVVKDLRGNVDTRLAALGNGEYDGIILAAAGLIRLDLRNRIDQFLEPEVMLPAPGQGALALEVRQGDDLAEELCYALHHHPSHDRVRAERAFLKGLGAGCLAPVGALAQVAEDGTLLLEGMVLTPDGKSFIRAEIEGDASEAEELGLELAQDVLEQGGREILAQTR, from the coding sequence ATGCGCGTCATCGTGGTGGGAACCCGGGGCAGCGCCTTGGCCCTGGCCCAGACCCGCTTTGTGGTGGAGCGTCTTAAGGAAAGCTGGCCTGAGGCGGAGTTCAAGGTGAAGACCATCAAGACCCGGGGGGACCAGGGGGCGAGCCCCACGGAGCGGGCCATCTTCGTTAAAGAGCTTCAGGAGGCGCTTCTTTCCCGGGAAATCGACATCGCCGTGCACTCCCTGAAGGACCTCCCCACGGAGGAACCCCCGGGGCTCAAGATCGCCGCCATACCCCGCAGGCAGGACCCCCGGGACGCCTTCTTGGGTAAGGTGTATAAGCGCCTCGAGGACCTCCCTGAAGGCGCTGTGGTGGGAACGAGCTCCATAAGGCGCAAGGCCCAGCTTTTGGCCTACCGCCCGGACCTAGTGGTGAAGGACCTGAGGGGCAACGTGGACACCCGGCTGGCTGCCTTGGGGAATGGAGAGTATGACGGGATCATCCTGGCGGCGGCGGGGCTCATCCGGCTGGATCTGCGCAACCGCATCGACCAGTTCCTGGAACCCGAGGTGATGCTTCCCGCTCCCGGCCAAGGGGCCTTGGCCCTGGAGGTGCGCCAGGGGGACGATCTGGCGGAGGAGCTCTGCTACGCCCTTCACCACCATCCTTCCCACGACCGGGTGCGGGCGGAGCGGGCCTTTTTGAAGGGCCTTGGGGCTGGGTGCCTGGCCCCGGTGGGGGCCTTGGCCCAGGTGGCGGAGGACGGCACCCTCCTCCTCGAGGGGATGGTCCTCACCCCCGACGGCAAGAGCTTCATCCGGGCGGAGATCGAAGGCGACGCCTCCGAGGCCGAGGAGCTGGGGTTGGAGCTGGCCCAGGACGTGTTGGAGCAGGGAGGGCGGGAGATTCTTGCCCAAACCCGATAG
- a CDS encoding bifunctional folylpolyglutamate synthase/dihydrofolate synthase, translated as MEPLAWLYARQGWVKPGLERILALLARLGNPQEAYPVALVGGTNGKGTVARALAAILEEAGLRVGLYTSPHLVDFRERVAIQGRPIGQEAVLSLLEEIRPQAESLEATFFEVATALALLHFAREGVEFAVLEVGLGGRFDATNATEPQLSVVTNIGHDHLEILGPTLRDVAREKAGIFRKGVPALTAARGEGLEELRERARTMGTPLWVLGEEFSLLGVEALGEGLAFRLRIRGEERTFRTRLLGPHQAENLALAAVSGRLLGAGWEAVEKGLLRAENPGRLERLPWPGGRELLLDGAHNPEGAWALRQALRFHGLLPAALVLGFSREKDHRAMAEALKGLGPVVLTRYASPRSQDPRALLPLFPGALVEEEPLKAVERAFTLENRVVVAGSLYLVGEVKRALLGLPPEERWQ; from the coding sequence ATGGAACCCTTGGCCTGGCTTTACGCCCGGCAGGGCTGGGTGAAGCCGGGGCTGGAGCGCATCCTGGCTCTCCTTGCCCGCCTGGGGAATCCCCAGGAGGCTTACCCTGTGGCCCTCGTTGGGGGAACCAACGGTAAGGGGACCGTGGCCCGGGCCTTGGCGGCCATCCTGGAGGAGGCGGGCTTAAGGGTGGGGCTTTACACCAGCCCCCACCTGGTGGACTTCCGGGAGCGCGTGGCCATCCAGGGCCGACCCATAGGCCAGGAGGCGGTTCTTTCCCTTCTGGAGGAGATCCGTCCCCAGGCTGAATCCTTGGAGGCCACCTTCTTTGAGGTGGCCACCGCCCTTGCCCTCCTCCACTTTGCCCGGGAAGGAGTGGAGTTTGCGGTCCTCGAGGTGGGCCTGGGGGGGCGCTTTGACGCCACCAACGCCACGGAGCCCCAGCTTTCTGTGGTGACCAACATCGGCCACGACCACCTGGAGATCCTGGGCCCCACCCTGAGGGATGTGGCCCGGGAGAAGGCGGGGATCTTCCGCAAGGGGGTGCCGGCCCTCACCGCCGCCAGGGGGGAGGGGCTAGAGGAGCTTCGGGAGAGGGCCCGGACTATGGGCACCCCCCTTTGGGTTTTGGGGGAGGAGTTTTCCCTTCTCGGGGTGGAGGCTTTGGGAGAGGGCCTGGCCTTCCGCCTGCGGATCCGGGGGGAGGAGAGGACCTTCCGCACGCGGCTTCTTGGCCCCCACCAGGCGGAAAACCTGGCCCTGGCGGCGGTATCGGGAAGGCTCCTTGGGGCGGGTTGGGAGGCGGTGGAAAAGGGCCTCCTTCGGGCGGAGAACCCGGGGCGGCTGGAGCGCCTTCCTTGGCCCGGGGGGAGGGAGCTCCTCCTGGATGGGGCCCACAACCCGGAAGGGGCCTGGGCCTTGCGGCAAGCCCTTCGCTTCCACGGGCTTCTGCCTGCCGCCTTGGTCCTGGGCTTCAGCCGGGAGAAGGACCACCGGGCCATGGCCGAGGCCCTTAAGGGGTTGGGGCCGGTGGTCCTCACCCGCTACGCCTCTCCTAGAAGCCAAGACCCCAGGGCCCTCCTCCCCCTCTTCCCGGGGGCCCTGGTGGAGGAAGAACCCTTAAAGGCCGTGGAAAGGGCCTTCACCCTGGAGAACCGGGTGGTGGTGGCGGGGAGCCTCTACCTGGTGGGGGAGGTGAAGCGGGCCCTTTTGGGGCTTCCCCCGGAGGAAAGGTGGCAGTAA
- the perR gene encoding manganese-dependent transcriptional regulator PerR encodes MALKRLTRQRKAVLEVVKRAHNHPDAAWIYQEVRKVVPKVSLGTIYRTLEALVEEGYLIPITKAGEATRYDANLHPHLHLVCQGCGAIVDLEVDLPDLLTSVQEAYPQLEVREVEVTYKGLCPTCKAALKG; translated from the coding sequence ATGGCGCTTAAGCGCTTGACCCGCCAGCGTAAGGCTGTTTTGGAGGTGGTGAAGAGGGCCCACAACCACCCCGATGCCGCCTGGATCTACCAGGAGGTGCGCAAGGTGGTGCCCAAGGTGAGCCTGGGGACCATCTACCGCACCCTCGAGGCCCTGGTGGAGGAGGGCTACCTCATCCCCATCACCAAGGCGGGGGAGGCCACCCGTTACGACGCCAACCTGCACCCCCACCTGCACCTGGTCTGCCAGGGGTGCGGGGCCATCGTGGACCTGGAGGTGGACCTTCCCGACCTCCTCACTTCCGTCCAGGAGGCTTACCCCCAGCTGGAGGTAAGGGAGGTGGAGGTCACCTACAAGGGCCTCTGCCCCACCTGCAAGGCAGCCCTTAAGGGCTAG
- a CDS encoding aminotransferase class I/II-fold pyridoxal phosphate-dependent enzyme yields the protein MSRVPEASVFLVVDEAKRKAREKGIRLIDLSIGSTDLLPPSEPLEALREALSDPSTYGYCLKSCTLPFLEEASRWYQGRYGVRLDPRREALALIGSQEGLAHLLLALTEPQDLLLLPEVAYPSYFGAARVASLRTHLIPLREDGLADLSQVPESIWKEAKVLLLNYPNNPTGALADWGYFEEALALAERHGLWLVHDNPYVDQVYQGEAPSPLALPGAKERVVELFSLSKSYNLAGFRLGFALGNEEAIARLERVKGVMDFNQYAGILRMGIAALKTPREVTRGFAQVYQKRALGMAEALKGVLDLLPPRATMYLWGKLPQGVDDLEFTLSLVERGVAVAPGRGFGPGGRGHVRIALVQPMETLQEAARILREALD from the coding sequence ATGAGTAGGGTTCCTGAAGCCTCGGTCTTCCTGGTGGTGGATGAGGCCAAGAGAAAGGCCCGGGAGAAGGGGATCCGCCTTATCGACCTCTCCATCGGCTCCACCGACCTCCTGCCCCCTTCCGAGCCCCTCGAGGCCCTGCGGGAAGCCCTTTCTGACCCCAGCACTTACGGCTACTGCCTGAAAAGCTGCACCCTTCCCTTTTTGGAGGAAGCCTCCCGCTGGTACCAAGGCCGCTACGGGGTACGCCTGGACCCCAGGCGGGAAGCCCTGGCCTTGATCGGCAGCCAGGAGGGCCTGGCCCACCTCCTTCTGGCCCTCACCGAGCCCCAAGACCTCCTCCTCCTGCCCGAGGTGGCCTACCCCAGCTACTTCGGCGCTGCCCGGGTGGCCTCCCTAAGGACCCACCTCATCCCCTTGCGGGAAGACGGCCTGGCGGATCTCTCCCAGGTGCCGGAAAGCATCTGGAAGGAAGCCAAGGTCCTCCTCCTCAACTACCCCAACAACCCCACGGGGGCCCTGGCGGACTGGGGCTACTTTGAGGAGGCCTTGGCCCTGGCGGAAAGGCATGGGCTTTGGCTGGTCCACGACAACCCCTATGTGGACCAGGTCTACCAGGGGGAGGCCCCCTCCCCCCTGGCCCTTCCCGGGGCCAAGGAACGGGTGGTGGAGCTCTTTAGCCTCTCCAAAAGCTACAACCTGGCAGGCTTCCGCCTGGGCTTCGCCCTGGGGAACGAGGAGGCCATAGCCCGGCTGGAAAGGGTGAAGGGGGTCATGGACTTCAACCAGTACGCCGGAATCCTGCGCATGGGGATCGCCGCCCTTAAGACCCCTAGGGAGGTGACCCGGGGCTTCGCCCAGGTCTACCAAAAGCGGGCCCTGGGAATGGCGGAAGCCCTTAAAGGGGTGTTAGACCTCCTCCCTCCCAGGGCCACCATGTACCTCTGGGGGAAGCTTCCCCAGGGGGTGGATGACCTGGAGTTCACCCTAAGCCTGGTGGAGCGGGGCGTGGCCGTGGCCCCGGGGAGGGGGTTCGGCCCTGGGGGAAGGGGACACGTGCGGATCGCCCTGGTGCAACCCATGGAGACGCTACAGGAAGCCGCCCGCATCCTGCGGGAGGCCCTGGACTGA
- a CDS encoding MogA/MoaB family molybdenum cofactor biosynthesis protein, translating to MFRVGILTVSDKGSRGQREDTTHLAIREALKGGPFEVAAYEIVPDEPPLIKKVIRLWADREGLDLILTNGGTGLAPRDKTPEATRELLDKEVPGLAELMRLKGLEKTPMAALSRGLAGVRGKSLILNLPGSPKGARESLEAVLPVLPHALSLITGKAWREGHHE from the coding sequence ATGTTCCGCGTGGGCATCCTGACCGTATCCGATAAGGGCTCGAGGGGGCAACGGGAGGACACCACCCACCTGGCCATCCGCGAGGCCCTAAAGGGAGGGCCCTTCGAGGTGGCGGCTTACGAGATCGTCCCCGATGAGCCTCCCCTGATCAAGAAGGTCATCCGGCTCTGGGCCGACCGGGAGGGCCTGGACCTCATCCTCACCAATGGGGGCACGGGCCTGGCCCCCCGGGACAAGACCCCCGAGGCCACCCGGGAGCTACTGGACAAGGAGGTGCCGGGCCTTGCCGAGCTCATGCGCCTTAAGGGCCTGGAGAAAACCCCCATGGCTGCCCTTTCCCGGGGCCTCGCGGGGGTAAGGGGAAAAAGCCTCATCCTGAATCTGCCGGGAAGCCCCAAGGGAGCCCGGGAATCCCTGGAGGCGGTGCTTCCCGTCCTGCCCCATGCCCTAAGCCTCATCACCGGCAAGGCCTGGCGGGAGGGGCACCATGAGTAG